AAGCCGGTGCCATCAGGCATTTCAAGGTCCAGGAACACCAATTCCGGCTGATGCTCCCTGATCCGTACAATGCCTTCCGCACAATCGGAAGCCGTGGCGGCTACCGTTACCTCGGGGCAATATTTCTCCAGCATCAGGGCTATAATGTCCCGGCTGTTTCGCTCATCATCAATGATCACCGCTTTTATCATGACAGTAGTATGTTGCTAACTAACGTTTATGTATATATTATTATAGTTGAGGTATCAGGATCTTCACTACCGTGCCGCTATCTGCTTCATCCCGTGCTGATAAGTCTATGATCTCGATATGAATTTCCGTATTGTACATTTTATTCAGCAGCTCCGCCCTGTTCTGGCTGATCTCCATGCCGGACGACTGGTGGTGTTTGGGCAGTGTGCGCAGGGAGCGGGAACGCGCAATGCCAATACCATTGTCGGCTATAACACATTCCAGCATGTCCGCGGCCACCTGCGTAAACCGGATCGATAGCTGGCCAATGGGCTGCTGCGGATTGGTCATGCCGTGTTTCACGGCGTTTTCCACATAAGGCTGCAGCAGCATGGCGGGGATCTCCAGTTCAGCCGTGGTGATCTCCGGATCTACTACAATTTCGTACTCCATCCTGTTCTCAAACCGCATCTTTTCCAGACCGAGGTAAGTATTGAGATAGGTGATCTCATCTGCCAGGGAGATGAAGTTGCGCCGCGAAAAGTCCAGCGTTTTCCGGATCAGATAGGAAAAGTCTGACAGATATTTCTGGGCGTATTCATAGTCGCGCTGCATTACAAACAACTGGATGGAATTGAGGCAATTGAAGATAAAGTGGGGATTGATCTGCGCTCTGATGGCTTTGAGTTCTATCTCTGTCAGTTTTTTATCATACTCTGTCTCCAGCTGAATTTTTCGCTGCTCTTCCAGCTCATGTTTCTTACGCAATATTTCTGTGGTCTGTTCTTTCACCAGTTCTTCGAGCTGCTCATTGAGCTTGCGTTGCAACTCCTTGTTTTTATTGAGTTGTTTGATCAGCAGCTCCTGGGTACGGGTCCTTTCCAGGTGTACCAGCTTGTTGCGGTAACTGAGGCCGGCCAGGAAGAACATGGCCTGCAGCAACACGCCGCCGATGAACAGCATGGTTGGTGCGGCCAGCTCGCCCAATGCGCTCAACAGCCCAAGGGGCCTGATATGCATAAGGAAGGAGCCGAGGCAGGCCAGGTACAGGCATACGGACCCATACAGGAAAAACCGCAGCAACGGGTGATGACGGGAACGCCGTGCCAACGCTATAAATACCACCAGCAACGGCAGCAGCGTGCAGAAATACACATAGCTGTAAATGATCACCGGAAGATGGTACTGCTCCATCAGGATACAATAAATACAGACGATGATCAGTCCGCCCACGACGGTGGCTACCCAGGTGAAAACCTGTTCCATGAAGGGATACCGCTCTTTCAGGTTGAGGAAGGTATTACCGAACATGAGGTACATAAGATAAAAACAGAACAGCAGCCCCGGTATGTCCCAGTAGTATTTCAGCATAGGCCAGCGGTGGAAGAAAGAAAGCTGATAGGGCTTGCTTTCCAGCCGCAGCGCGAAAAACAGGATCAGCCCAAGGATATAAATGGCGAAGTAGATATACGACCGGTCGGGCAGCTGGATATAGTTGATGATGGAAATACTGAAGAAAACGAGGAGCATGCCCAGCACCACCTGTATGATCACGGCTTCTTTGCGATAGCTGTCCTGTTCCCGGTTATGGAACCGGGCAAAGGCCTGTTCGCTGAAGAGCGTGGGCATGAGCGGGTTCTCATTGTACGACTTGTTAATGATATGCAGGTAGAAAGTGCGGGCCTGATGCGGGGGCACATTAACGCTGAAGCCATAGTGGTCCCACCTTTCCACGCCGCCTTTGTCATACATGAGGCCTGTCTGCATCAACAGGGCGGCCGTATCGCCGGGCGATTTTTCGTACCAGTCCATGAAATCGTGCCAGCCGGCAAAAAGAATAGCGGAGAGGGTGTCGGTGCCTTCGTTTTTTACCTGTAGCCGGAACCAGGAGTTGTTAACCTGGCCGTTATTTTTTTTGTAGTTGTGAAAAAGTTGCGGGGCGGCAGTAAAAGGCAGGTGTACCACCTGCTGAATGGTCAGATGGCCCTCCGGATCGGAGAGGCTGTTTATGTAGGGGCGCAGGTCCAGGGCCGAGGCAGCAAAACCGTCTTTTACTGTCAGGGTGTCCGGGGTGGGGTCCAGGGCAAGGGCGCCTGTGGTGTAACAGTACAACAACAGCATTAAGATGATAATGCGCTTCACAAATGGTGTAT
The Chitinophaga varians genome window above contains:
- a CDS encoding histidine kinase, with amino-acid sequence MKRIIILMLLLYCYTTGALALDPTPDTLTVKDGFAASALDLRPYINSLSDPEGHLTIQQVVHLPFTAAPQLFHNYKKNNGQVNNSWFRLQVKNEGTDTLSAILFAGWHDFMDWYEKSPGDTAALLMQTGLMYDKGGVERWDHYGFSVNVPPHQARTFYLHIINKSYNENPLMPTLFSEQAFARFHNREQDSYRKEAVIIQVVLGMLLVFFSISIINYIQLPDRSYIYFAIYILGLILFFALRLESKPYQLSFFHRWPMLKYYWDIPGLLFCFYLMYLMFGNTFLNLKERYPFMEQVFTWVATVVGGLIIVCIYCILMEQYHLPVIIYSYVYFCTLLPLLVVFIALARRSRHHPLLRFFLYGSVCLYLACLGSFLMHIRPLGLLSALGELAAPTMLFIGGVLLQAMFFLAGLSYRNKLVHLERTRTQELLIKQLNKNKELQRKLNEQLEELVKEQTTEILRKKHELEEQRKIQLETEYDKKLTEIELKAIRAQINPHFIFNCLNSIQLFVMQRDYEYAQKYLSDFSYLIRKTLDFSRRNFISLADEITYLNTYLGLEKMRFENRMEYEIVVDPEITTAELEIPAMLLQPYVENAVKHGMTNPQQPIGQLSIRFTQVAADMLECVIADNGIGIARSRSLRTLPKHHQSSGMEISQNRAELLNKMYNTEIHIEIIDLSARDEADSGTVVKILIPQL